Proteins encoded in a region of the Leishmania panamensis strain MHOM/PA/94/PSC-1 chromosome 7 sequence genome:
- a CDS encoding hypothetical protein (TriTrypDB/GeneDB-style sysID: LpmP.07.0850), whose amino-acid sequence MASGGPFAAAAWYMARRHASTGRRPTFAEIAEALDVLEVSIDVDPKALKRKYRELVKKNHPDAGGEEATMARVTVAYERLSALTNREREEFKLQKTFRGGGASSAASRRYRPGPPGGFGYAAPNGPFQSQTVNMYGQYYPQDANTAYHQAHSSKGQQGYWNHFHSRSGSGGFANNPFTTNNPFSMYAQAQRARFSSSSSLLIQGLVVYLVLSTIFLFVYRSYRDWRHDDGWRMSESLARHEQMQEIHRIRQEMNERARTMQQRDDDYAAAAPYGGRQYVGESPKDRAFEYARQRRIQMMQERPEAAANLPELRGWPKIGEEKGRIIKRAQDPSGIVFFEPCKADTRRRQVEVRRRNNDFVSCSPSESPPTQLCGAAQGGPPSDAAAATAAISSSLPAHSSVSLPPESNVSSIVMKPVSGEEEAQAVMHRIFGGLRKISS is encoded by the coding sequence ATGGCGAGTGGCGGCCCcttcgccgcggcggcgtggtACATGGCGCGTCGCCACGCATCGACTGGTCGCCGCCCCACCTTCGCCGAAATCGCAGAGGCGCTGGACGTGCTTGAGGTCAGCATCGATGTGGACCCGAAGGCACTCAAGAGGAAGTACCGCGAACTTGTCAAGAAGAATCACCCCGACGCtggtggcgaggaggcgacgaTGGCAcgcgtcaccgtcgcctACGAACGCCTCAGCGCGCTCACAaatagggagagggaggagttcaagctgcagaagacgtttcgcggcggcggggcgTCCTCGGCCGCGTCGCGGCGCTACCGCCCCGGCCCGCCGGGCGGCTTCGGGTACGCGGCGCCAAATGGGCCGTTCCAGTCGCAGACGGTGAACATGTATGGACAGTATTATCCGCAAGACGCTAATACCGCCTACCACCAGgcacacagcagcaaagGGCAGCAGGGCTACTGGAACCACTTTCACAGTCGTAGCGGCTCCGGTGGCTTCGCCAACAACCCCTTCACCACCAACAACCCGTTCAGTATGTACGCGCAAGCTCAGCGCGCCCGCTTCTCGTCCTCCAGCTCGCTGCTCATTCAAGGATTGGTCGTGTACCTTGTCCTGTCCACCATATTCCTCTTCGTGTATCGGTCCTACCGAGACTGGCGGCACGACGACGGCTGGCGCATGTCGGAGAGCTTAGCGCGCCATGAGCAGATGCAGGAAATCCACCGCATTCGGCAAGAGATGAACGAACGCGCGCGCAccatgcagcagcgtgaCGACGACtatgcggcggctgcgcccTACGGCGGTCGGCAGTACGTCGGGGAGTCACCCAAGGATCGTGCGTTTGAGTACGCCCGTCAGCGCCGGATCCAGATGATGCAGGAGCGGCCAGAGGCCGCCGCGAACTtgccggagctgcgcggATGGCCCAAGAttggggaggagaaggggcggATCATCAAGCGTGCGCAGGACCCGTCAGGCATCGTATTCTTTGAGCCGTGCAAGGCAGACACTCGGCGTCGCCAGGTCGAGGTTCGGCGAAGGAACAACGACTTTGTGAGTTGCTCTCCAAGCGAGTCGCCGCCGACACAGTTGTGCGGGGCTGCTCAAGGAGGTCCACCTTCtgacgcggcagctgcaactGCGGCGATTTCCTCGTCGCTTCCCGcacacagcagcgtctcGCTACCGCCTGAATCGAACGTCAGCTCGATTGTGATGAAGCCGGTCAgtggtgaggaagaggcgcaagCGGTCATGCACCGCATCTTCGGTGGTCTTCGCAAGATCTCCTCGTAG
- a CDS encoding hypothetical protein (TriTrypDB/GeneDB-style sysID: LpmP.07.0860) has protein sequence MREQQHMIEQLTSTGLVQVADLLEFGFSPAELCAAGLHLPSPHNRAGEQTKGGGEAAQAEEMVNDSNEDCRRPRRAPRKRAWPDCAAPMRPQTNDRATPSPAAREVTTAALLTVAKPGEPKTPAKGVMTPTLLSENTRAQSLRTAKLVEQTQHLRQRRGAQDCARWLCYDDADDEEASSTTPTGASSGEATAAVTSTAHKPAKTCCNTALDFSGLDVAVVKEIAQRLQEESSHDAYVESCRMRDYFESREDGNTPYM, from the coding sequence ATgcgggagcagcagcatatGATTGAGCAGCTCACGAGCACCGGGCTCGTGCAGGTGGCGGACCTCCTTGAGTTCGGCTTCAGTCCCGCAGAGCTCTGCGCCGCGGGACTGCACCTTCCATCGCCACATAACCGCGCCGGCGAGCAGACCAAGGGTGGCGGGGAAGCCGCACAAGCCGAGGAGATGGTAAATGACAGCAATGAGGattgccgccgcccccgcagGGCACCTCGGAAGCGCGCCTGGCCCGATTGTGCAGCACCAATGCGACCGCAGACGAACGATCGTGCGACACCATCGCCTGCTGCCCGTGAAGTCACCACAGCCGCGCTGCTCACTGTGGCAAAGCCTGGAGAGCCGAAGACGCCCGCAAAGGGTGTGATGACGCCTACCTTGCTGTCGGAGAATACGCGCGCACAGAGTCTGCGCACCGCGAAGCTTGTGGAGCAGACGCAgcacctgcggcagcgcagaggtGCGCAGGATTGCGCTCGGTGGCTGTGCTACGACGATGCGGACGACGAAGAGGCGTCGAGCACCACACCAACAGGGGCGTCCTCGGGGGAGGCGACCGCGGCGGTAACCTCGACAGCGCACAAGCCGGCCAAGACGTGCTGCAATACGGCTCTTGACTTCAGCGGCCTGGACGTGGCTGTCGTGAAGGAGAttgcgcagcggctgcaggaggagagcagccaTGACGCTTACGTGGAGAGTTGCCGCATGCGCGACTACTTCGAGTCCCGAGAGGACGGCAATACTCCCTACATGTGA